The genomic region CCCGAGCGCCTCGCGCAGCGCTTCGCCGAGGGCCAGCGCAACGTCCTCGACCGTGTGATGCTCGTCCACGTGCAGGTCGCCGCTGCACTCGATCTCCATGGAGAAGCCGCCGTGCTTGGCGACCTGTTCGAGCATGTGATCGTAGTAACCGATGCCGGTTTGCGCACGCACCGGACCATGCGGATCGTCCAGGTCGACCTCGACCCGGATACGGGTCTCCGCCGTGCCGCGCACCACGGTGGCGCGCCTCAGCCCGCCCAGCACGCGGCGGGCCACTTCCGGCCAGGTGAGGCTGTCGCCCGTCCCGTCGCCGACCTTCAGCCCGACAAGGCCGAGGTTCTCCGCAAAGGCGAGATCGGTCTCCCGATCGCCGATGACGAAACTGCGGTCGAGATCGGGCGGATGACGCGCGATGAAGCGCGTGATCAGTCCGGTGGCCGGCTTGCGGCACGCGCAGCCGTCGCCGGGAAAGTGCGGGCAGATGAATTCGGCCTCGAAACGGATGCCCTGGCTGGCGAACAGCGCGATGATGAAATCGTGCGTGCCCTGGAAAGCCTCCTCGGGGAAAGAGTCCGTGCCGCGCCCGTCCTGGTTGCTTACGAGCACCAGCCGGTAGCCTGCATCCACGAGGCGGAGCAGCGCGGGGATCACGCCCGGCAGCAACCGCACCTTGGACACGGCATCGACCTGCTCGTCCGCGGGTTCCTCGACGAGCGTGCCGTCGCGATCGATGAACAACAACAGCGCTCTATCCATTCGCTCGTCCCCTGGTCGCGCCGCCGAGGCGGCCGAGTGCCCTGAGCAGGCGGCGGTTCTCGGCCGCCGTCCCGACCGTGATGCGCAGGCAACCGCGCAGGCGCGGCTGGCTGCTGAA from Wenzhouxiangella sp. XN24 harbors:
- the hisB gene encoding bifunctional histidinol-phosphatase/imidazoleglycerol-phosphate dehydratase HisB, whose amino-acid sequence is MDRALLLFIDRDGTLVEEPADEQVDAVSKVRLLPGVIPALLRLVDAGYRLVLVSNQDGRGTDSFPEEAFQGTHDFIIALFASQGIRFEAEFICPHFPGDGCACRKPATGLITRFIARHPPDLDRSFVIGDRETDLAFAENLGLVGLKVGDGTGDSLTWPEVARRVLGGLRRATVVRGTAETRIRVEVDLDDPHGPVRAQTGIGYYDHMLEQVAKHGGFSMEIECSGDLHVDEHHTVEDVALALGEALREALGARRGIRRYGFVLPMDEARAELSVDLGGRPYLVFEGEFQRERVGELPTELVPHFYRSLSDSLRASIHVRLAGENDHHQVEASFKALGRALRDAFRHEGGGVPSTKGMLA